One part of the Vicia villosa cultivar HV-30 ecotype Madison, WI linkage group LG6, Vvil1.0, whole genome shotgun sequence genome encodes these proteins:
- the LOC131615026 gene encoding uncharacterized protein LOC131615026, which produces MDKVLEENIRGNNEVVVQGRRNASIDLWNGMNIKECMLRLKSCNLWLKEGDRNSRFFHNSIKERQRRNSITSLEGEVGRVEGVVNIKEEIRGYFHNFFKEFDFVRPVPESLSLNRLEESEAVWLEREFSEEAIRAEVWSCDGNKSPGPDGLYKILAKLLAARLRSVVGKLVSNNQTAFIPGRNISNGVLIVNEVLDLDKRERRSCMVLKVDFEKAYDKVSWNFVRYVLKRMGFGKRWLRWMDSCIFTNTMSILDNGSATKEFVVEKGLR; this is translated from the exons ATGGATAAGGTGCTTGAGGAGAACATACGTGGTAACAATGAAGTAGTGGTTCAAGGTAGAAGGAATGCATCCATAGATCTTTGGAATGGTATGAACATCAAAGAGTGCATGCTTAGACTCAAGTCGTGCAATCTTTGGTTGAAGGAAGGGGATAGGAATTCTAGGTTCTTTCATAATTCTATAAAGGAGAGACAAAGACGCAACTCTATTACTTCATTAGAAGGTGAAGTTGGTAGAGTTGAAGGAGTTGTTAATATTAAAGAGGAGATTCGTGGTTATTTCCATAATTTCTTTAAGGAATTCGATTTTGTTAGACCGGTTCCGGAAAGTCTTTCTCTTAATAGGTTGGAGGAGAGTGAGGCGGTTTGGTTGGAGCGAGAGTTCTCGGAAGAAGCAATTAGAGCGGAGGTTTGGTCTTGTGATGGTAATAAAAGTCCCGGGCCGGATGG tttgtACAAGATCTTGGCAAAGTTGTTGGCGGCTAGATTGAGGAGTGTGGTGGGAAAGTTGGTCTCGAACAATCAAACAGCTTTCATTCCGGGAAGAAACATTTCGAATGGCGTTCTTATAGTTAATGAGGTGTTAGACTTAGATAAAAGGGAGAGGAGAAGTTGTATGGTGTTGAAAGTAGACTTTGAGAAGGCTTATGATAAAGTAAGTTGGAACTTTGTTAGATATGTCTTAAAAAGAATGGGGTTTGGAAAGAGGTGGTTGAGATGGATGGATAGTTGTATTTTCACCAACACGATGTCGATTCTTGATAATGGGAGTGCTACTAAAGAATTTGTGGTGGAGAAAGGCCTTCGTTAA
- the LOC131615027 gene encoding uncharacterized protein LOC131615027, with the protein MNVLSYNIRGGCMSSKRKRVSFLIQSNNIDVCFIQETKLHVFNESLACDFWGNKEVEWTTCNSVGAAGGMVILWRRGALSLNYSFLGKGFVGININWKGVGYNLVNVYAACNRAKRLLTWDLLLSKKRSRGGEEWCVVGDFNEVLRREERIGEGVNRFTKGMEEFRCFVEQMDLVDLNCVGGKFTWFKHNGKAMSRLDRFLLSKKLVEEWEIFYQRIDKRDISDHAPIRLSVGKLD; encoded by the coding sequence ATGAATGTGTTATCCTATAATATTAGGGGAGGATGTATGTCTTCCAAAAGGAAGAGAGTTAGTTTCTTAATTCAATCCAATAATATTGACGTTTGTTTTATTCAAGAGACCAAGTTACATGTCTTCAATGAGTCTCTTGCTTGTGATTTTTGGGGTAATAAGGAGGTTGAGTGGACAACTTGTAATTCTGTCGGAGCGGCGGGTGGCATGGTGATTTTATGGAGGAGAGGAGCTTTGTCTTTAAATTACAGTTTCTTGGGTAAAGGGTTTGTGGGGATAAACATTAATTGGAAGGGTGTGGGCTACAACTTGGTTAATGTTTATGCGGCTTGTAACAGGGCGAAGAGACTCTTGACTTGGGATTTGCTTTTATCCAAGAAAAGGTCTAGAGGGGGTGAGGAATGGTGTGTGGTGGGGGATTTCAATGAAGTCTTGAGGAGAGAAGAAAGAATAGGAGAGGGAGTTAACCGATTCACTAAAGGTATGGAGGAGTTTAGGTGTTTTGTGGAACAAATGGATTTGGTCGATTTAAATTGTGTCGGAGGGAAGTTTACGTGGTTTAAACATAATGGCAAAGCTATGAGTAGACTTGATAGATTTCTTCTTTCAAAGAAGCTCGTAGAGGAGTGGGAGATTTTTTATCAAAGAATAGACAAAAGAGATATATCAGATCATGCTCCAATCCGGTTAAGTGTGGGAAAGCTTGATTAG
- the LOC131610558 gene encoding uncharacterized protein LOC131610558, whose translation MEGIEHRTVEVNGIKMHVAEKGKEGPVVLFLHGFPELWYSWRHQLAALGSLGYRAVAPDLRGYGDTEAPASISSYTGFHIVGDIVALIDSLGVEQVFLVGHDMGAIMGWYLCMFRPERIKAYVCLSVPFLHRNPKIRTVDGMRAAFGDDYYICRFQEPGEMEAEMAEVGTAYVMKNILTTRQTGPPIFPKGEYGTGFNPDTPDTLPSWFTEDDLAYYVSKFEKTGFTGGLNYYRNFNLNWELTAPWSGIKIQVPVKFITGELDMIYTTPGVKEYVHGGGFKEDVPNLEEVIVQKGVAHFNNQEAAEEISNHIYEFIKKFDMICE comes from the exons ATGGAAGGAATTGAACACAGAACAGTTGAAGTGAATGGCATCAAAATGCATGTTGCTGAAAAAGGTAAAGAAGGACCAGTAGTTTTGTTCCTTCACGGCTTCCCTGAACTATGGTACTCATGGCGCCACCAGCTTGCGGCTCTCGGTTCACTCGGTTACCGCGCGGTGGCTCCGGATCTCCGTGGCTACGGTGACACCGAAGCTCCTGCTTCGATAAGTAGTTACACAGGGTTTCATATAGTAGGTGACATTGTTGCTCTCATCGATTCACTCGGTGTTGAACAAGTGTTCCTTGTAGGTCATGATATGGGTGCCATCATGGGTTGGTATCTATGCATGTTTCGCCCTGAAAGAATCAAAGCCTATGTGTGTCTCAGTGTTCCATTCCTCCATAGAAACCCCAAAATCAGGACCGTTGATGGAATGCGTGCCGCTTTCggtgatgattattatatctGCAGATTTCAG GAACCAGGGGAAATGGAAGCTGAGATGGCTGAAGTTGGCACTGCATATGTGATGAAAAATATCCTCACAACTCGCCAAACTGGTCCTCCAATATTTCCAAAGGGAGAATATGGAACCGGATTCAACCCGGATACCCCTGATACTTTGCCATCTTGGTTCACAGAAGATGATCTTGCTTATTATGTCTCCAAATTTGAAAAAACTGGCTTCACTGGAGGATTAAACTATTATAGAAACTTTAACTT AAATTGGGAGCTCACAGCCCCATGGAGTGGAATCAAAATCCAAGTGCCAGTGAAATTCATTACAGGTGAGTTAGACATGATATATACCACACCCGGTGTGAAGGAGTATGTACATGGTGGAGGTTTCAAGGAAGATGTTCCCAATTTGGAGGAAGTGATTGTGCAAAAAGGTGTGGCTCACTTCAACAATCAAGAAGCAGCAGAAGAGATCAGTAATCACATATATGAGTTTATTAAGAAGTTTGACATGATATGCGAATGA